The genomic interval AAAATGACTTCTCATCAAAGTCTCTTATGACCTTCAACATCCCAATATTACAAGAATGAGCAATTATATTCTCTAAGGAGACCACCCCATGAGGCTTCTCTTTTATCGTGTGACCATACAACCCAATAAGCCCATCACACTCATACACTCTTTTCTCAATTTCCGAGAGATTGATCAAAGCAAAAGACACAGATGCAAGTTTCATTACTGAGCCTGGTTCTATTATATACCCAACAGCTCTAGAAGAAAATGGAATGACCGAAAGATTATTAGGATCAAAAGATGGGTAGTCAGCAATGGAAAGAATTTCACCATCTTTCTTAGCAAAAACAGCTATCCCCAAATCAGCGTCAAACTCCTTAACACTTCTCGCAAGTTCTAGGTAGGTTATCTCTTGGATATACTTGTCCACCGTAAGAACTACCTTTCCTCCTTCCCCACCCTTCTCAAGAAGAATATCATTAAAGGTATACTCAAATCCGGATATTCCATCATTATCCACATTCACCGCACCAACAACACCACTTGCCTTCTCTCCCAACGGATACCTGCGAACATACTCCTCAGCTACCCCCAGTACCCTTTTATCAAACTTACTCACAAAACCATTCGTCACTCTAAATAGATTTTCTGCCTCATTTTCTGGAATTTTCCTAACTAACCATACAAACTTTGACTCTCTCCTAAGCTTTTCGGCAATCTCCGAATAACTAAGACCCAACCAATCCTTCATTAGTTCTACCAAGAACTTTCTCTCATACTGCGATAGACCACTGTTGTCCAACCAAAGCGAGAAGGTCCTATAACTAACCGCTAGAACATTATTATTCCTATCAAATATTTCTCCTCTCCTGCCTGTAAACTTTCTTTTCTCTTCACCTTCAAACTCAGAAGGAAGTACTAGAGTCAGGATACGCACTATCACAACTACAACAAGGGCAAGAAATATGTAAAACACCACCCATATTCTTTTTCTCATTGTAGCCTAATTCTAACCATCCTAACCTGAACCCCATAATCCCTAGCTATTCTTTCACCTTCCTTCTGCGCCTCAACTTGATCCAAATAAGGCCCTATATATACACTGTCGTTTACTTTTCTCAGTTTAAAGCCCTTAAAATAAAGTGAC from Brevinematia bacterium carries:
- a CDS encoding penicillin-binding protein 2, yielding MRKRIWVVFYIFLALVVVVIVRILTLVLPSEFEGEEKRKFTGRRGEIFDRNNNVLAVSYRTFSLWLDNSGLSQYERKFLVELMKDWLGLSYSEIAEKLRRESKFVWLVRKIPENEAENLFRVTNGFVSKFDKRVLGVAEEYVRRYPLGEKASGVVGAVNVDNDGISGFEYTFNDILLEKGGEGGKVVLTVDKYIQEITYLELARSVKEFDADLGIAVFAKKDGEILSIADYPSFDPNNLSVIPFSSRAVGYIIEPGSVMKLASVSFALINLSEIEKRVYECDGLIGLYGHTIKEKPHGVVSLENIIAHSCNIGMLKVIRDFDEKSFYFFLRGLGFGEKTLVGLPGEERGILRIFNEWSGVSKYMVGIGQEIGVTGMQLLKLGLILANDGMNIRPKLVKEILLSDGSSKTMRYSEEFRVIPSEVARKVRKYMRASVEYGTSKMAEIEGLRVGGKTGTGQIYNPEGGYYKDKYNAVFLGIVPYDDPKIIGVVILVNPKKLKQGGLSAGPTFRNILEKIVAYSPNLVRTQ